Proteins found in one Aethina tumida isolate Nest 87 chromosome 1, icAetTumi1.1, whole genome shotgun sequence genomic segment:
- the LOC109597292 gene encoding phosphatidylinositol-3-phosphatase SAC1, with the protein MSNSDVYNDLTLWISSENFYLQPKVGNDVLIIDRSSGAISLQQNEGQIPTQSCGCKDFCGLLGTINLIAGRYLIVATQREMVGYIAGHTVWRLVKADLIPYHKNTVHLNAEQLADNNAYVSMIEQVFSTPYHYFSYTYDLTHTLQRLHDIAPDFWQQSLLERADQRFIWNGYLLKDFKNLGAKNFCLPILHGFISINQCVLNNANLTWTLISRRSIYRAGTRLHRRGVDKDGNVANFVETEQIVEYQGDRASFVQVRGSIPLFWHQNPDLRYKPPPTLLDIDPQEQNSACQKHIEALTLLYGRQVMVDLVDQKGSEGKLEKAFKETVQTLANPSVRYEPFDFHHECRKMRWDRLSILIDRVALDQDEMGYFLLLRDGSLSLLQDGVFRTNCIDCLDRTNVVQSMLAHRNLENVLKKLNVLQINQSLEDQVSFENLFKNVWADNADVISTQYSGTGALKTDFTRTGKRTKMGLLRDGLNSMTRYYKNNLADGFRQDGIDLFQGNAEAIYPWRVDRGWKYITFPSVLLVAVAMFVASAVLPSEYSTENLLYLLFWGSMVSASGFHILKYGVEFVDRPRLTEL; encoded by the exons ATGTCCAATTCTGATGTATATAACGACCTAACATT ATGGATTTCTTCAGAGAACTTTTACTTGCAACCGAAAGTAGGTAACGATGTGTTAATTATAGATCGTAGTTCTGGAGCGATATCACTTCAACAAAACGAGGGCCAAATTCCAACGCAGTCATGTGGTTGCAAGGATTTTTGTGGTTTACTGGGAACAATCAACTTAATTGCTGGTCGATACCTGATAGTTGCCACACAGAGGGAAATGGTAGGGTACATTGCCGGTCATACAGTTTGGAGATTGGTTAAAGCTGACTTAATACCTTATCACAAGAACACAGTGCATCTGAATGCTGAACAACTAGCTGACAATAACGCATATGTAAGCATGATTGAGCAAGTTTTTAGCACTCcttatcattattttagttatactTATGATCTTACACATACGTTACAACGACTACATGATATTGCACCAGATTTTTGGCAACAGTCTCTTCTGGAAAGGGCAGATCAGAGATTCATTTGGAATGGGTATTtgttaaaagattttaaaaatttgggagcTAAGAATTTCTGTCTACCCATTTTACATGGATTCATATCCATTAATCAGTGTGTTTTGAACAATGCTAATTTAACCTGGACACTTATCTCCAGGAGAAGTATATATAGAGCTGGTACCAGATTACATCGCAGAGGTGTTGATAAGGATGGAAATGTGGCTAATTTTGTGGAAACAGAACAGATAGTTGAATATCAGGGGGATAGAGCCAGTTTTGTCCAAGTTCGTGGTTCAATTCCACTATTTTGGCACCAAAACCCTGATTTGCGATACAAACCTCCGCCAACACTACTTGATATTGATCCCCAGGAGCAAAATTCCGCATGTCAGAAGCACATAGAAGCTTTAACACTTCTTTATGGAAGGCAAGTGATGGTGGATTTGGTTGATCAGAAGGGATCTGAAGGAAAGTTAGAAAAAGCGTTTAAGGAGACAGTACAAACTTTAGCAAATCCATCTGTCAGATATGAGCCCTTCGATTTTCATCATGAGTGCAGGAAAATGAGATGGGATCGTTTGTCCATCCTTATTGACAGAGTTGCTTTGGACCAAGATGAAATGGGatactttttattgttaagGGATGGCTCCTTATCTTTACTGCAGGACGGTGTATTCAGAACTAATTGTATTGATTGTTTGGATAGGACGAATGTGGTACAGAGCATGTTGGCGCATCGAAATttggaaaatgttttaaagaaattgaatgttttacaaataaaccaGTCTTTGGAAGACCAGGTCAGTTTTGagaatttgtttaagaatGTGTGGGCTGACAATGCTGATGTTATAAGCACTCAATATTCAGGCACAGGAGCTTTGAAAACCGACTTTACTAGGACTGGTAAACGCACAAAAATGGGCCTGCTCAGAGATGGACTTAATTCCATGACGAGGTATTACAAAAACAATCTGGCAGACGGATTTAGACAGGATGGAATTGATTTATTCCAAGGAAATGCTGAAGCTATTTATCCATGGAGGGTGGATAGAGGTTGGAAATACATCACATTCCCATCTGTACTTTTAGTTGCAGTTGCCATGTTTGTTGCGTCAGCTGTGTTACCTTCGGAGTATTCCACAGAGAACTTACTGTATTTGCTCTTCTGGGGTTCCATGGTTTCTGCTTCTGGttttcacatattaaaatacGGTGTGGAATTTGTTGACCGACCGAGACTTACTGAATTATAG